The Desulfobacterales bacterium genomic interval GTCCATGCCCCGTTCCATCAGATCGGTGATGGCAATGGGGGTGGTGATTTCGTGACACATCACCACGTCGATGTCCAGAACCACGTTACCCGGGCAGGGGGTATCCCTGAGATGGGCGGCAAAGATTTTTTCGGTAATGGTCTTTCCCATGTTTTCAACCTCTTCTCAATACAATTTGAACATCCCCGGATTATTCTCCAGGGCCGGTTTTTGAAAAAACTCGATCCGCTCCGGTCACGCCGGGCGATGCAACAACAATCGAAACCACTTTTATTACCCAGCTTGGTGCGCCGCGTCAAACGAAAAGTATTGATCTGTGCGGAGCAAGGCGGGGATATTGATGCATCCACATTGCGTCAACGCGGTGGTTATGCTACAGAACAGGGACCACCGGCGCATTTTCCGGCCGGAACGTACGCCGGCCGGGGCTCTTTTTTTCTGGAGATGGGGGAGGCGGCCGGCAAACATTTTTTATAAAGAGTGAGGTCACATGCGGATTTTTCGTTTTTTTCTGATATTGCTGGCAGCCATGATCCTGGATCCGGCCCTGCTCTTTGCCGCCCACGGGGTGAGCATTAACGGCCAACTCAGGTATCCGGCTGATTTTTCCCGCTTTGACTATGTTTCCGACCAGGCGGTCAAGGGCGGCCGGTTGCTGCTCAACGATCTCGGCAGTTTTGACAAGCTGAACCCCTACACCCTGAAGGGCAGCGCCCCCACCGGGATCGATTTTTTTGTATTCGAGCCCCTGGCCGTGTCCAGCCTGGATGAGCCCTTTGCCAAGTACGGATTGATCGCCAGTGATATCGAGCCGGCCGCGGACCGTCTGTCCGTAACCTTTACCATTGATGAAAGGGCTCGCTTCTCGGACAACAGCCCGGTGACTCCCGGGGATGTCAAGTTCTCCCTGGAGACCATGAAGAGTTCGGCGGCCCACCCCTTTTACCAGGCCTATTTCCAGGATATCACCCGGGCCGAGGTCCTGGACTCCCGGCGGGTCCGTTTTTATTTTGCCAGGCCCAACCGGGAACTTTCTCTTATTGCCTGCGAGGTGCCGGTGTTTTCAGAGAAGTTTTACCGGGAACATCCCTTTGACAGCCCGGGAATGGAAATACCCCTGGGCAGCGGTCCCTATGTGCTGGACGAGGTAAGGCCCGGCAAGACGGTTACCTATCGCCGCAACCCGGACTACTGGGCGGTCGATCATCCGGTCCGGCGGGGGATGTTCAATTTCAACACCATTACCTACAAGTTTTTCAAGGACCAGATCGTGTCGGTGGAGGCCTTTAAGGCCCATGAGTTTGATTTCATGTCGATCAATATCGCCAAGCAGTGGGCCCGGGACCTCACCGGTCCCAAGTTCGAGAGCAGGGCGATCATCAAGGAGACCCTGCCGCACCACAACAACGCCGGGATGCAGGGGTTTGTCTTCAACCTGCGGCGGCCCCTGTTTGTCGACCGCCGGGTGCGCAAGGCCCTGGTCCTGGCCTTTGATTTCGAGTGGGCCAACAGCAAGCTCTTTTTCAACCAGTACACCCGGTCCTCCAGCTATTTCAGCAATTCCTACCTTGCGGCCAAAGGGCTGCCCCAGGGGCTGGAACTCTCATACCTGGAGCCGTTTCGCGACCAGCTGCCCCCCGAGGTGTTCACCACCCCGCCCACACCCTTTTCCACCAATCCGCCGGCAAGCCTGCGCCATAATCTCCGGGCCGCTAAAAAGCTGCTGGCCGCGGCCGGCTGGCAGGTGAAAGACGGGTCTCTGCGGGACCGGGCCGGCCGGCCGTTTGTTTTTGAGATTCTGCTGGTCTCCCCCTCCTTTGAACGGGTAATGGCTGGCTATGCCAAGAACCTGGCCAAGCTGGGGATCAAGATCAGCTACCGTTCCATCGACCCGGCCCTGTATATCGACCGGGTCCAGCGGTTCGATTATGACATGGTGGTCAACGTCTTCGGTCAGTCCCAGTCACCGGGCAACGAGCAGCGCGACTACTGGCACTCTTCAACGGCCGATGTTCCGGGCTCGCGCAACCTCATCGGGCTCAAGGACCCGGTGGTGGATGCGCTGGTGGAGAAGATCATCTACGCCACCGGCCAGGAGGAACTGGACGCGGCCTGCCGGGCCCTGGACCGGGTCCTCTGGTACGGCTATTATGTGGTCCCCAACTGGTATCTGGCCGTGCACCGGGTGGCCTATTGGAACATCTTTGACCGGCCCGGGACCCTTCCCCTCTACTATTCACCGATCCAGGCCCTGA includes:
- a CDS encoding extracellular solute-binding protein; protein product: MRIFRFFLILLAAMILDPALLFAAHGVSINGQLRYPADFSRFDYVSDQAVKGGRLLLNDLGSFDKLNPYTLKGSAPTGIDFFVFEPLAVSSLDEPFAKYGLIASDIEPAADRLSVTFTIDERARFSDNSPVTPGDVKFSLETMKSSAAHPFYQAYFQDITRAEVLDSRRVRFYFARPNRELSLIACEVPVFSEKFYREHPFDSPGMEIPLGSGPYVLDEVRPGKTVTYRRNPDYWAVDHPVRRGMFNFNTITYKFFKDQIVSVEAFKAHEFDFMSINIAKQWARDLTGPKFESRAIIKETLPHHNNAGMQGFVFNLRRPLFVDRRVRKALVLAFDFEWANSKLFFNQYTRSSSYFSNSYLAAKGLPQGLELSYLEPFRDQLPPEVFTTPPTPFSTNPPASLRHNLRAAKKLLAAAGWQVKDGSLRDRAGRPFVFEILLVSPSFERVMAGYAKNLAKLGIKISYRSIDPALYIDRVQRFDYDMVVNVFGQSQSPGNEQRDYWHSSTADVPGSRNLIGLKDPVVDALVEKIIYATGQEELDAACRALDRVLWYGYYVVPNWYLAVHRVAYWNIFDRPGTLPLYYSPIQALMTWWMK